In the genome of Sciurus carolinensis chromosome 3, mSciCar1.2, whole genome shotgun sequence, one region contains:
- the LOC124979365 gene encoding LOW QUALITY PROTEIN: zinc finger protein 594-like (The sequence of the model RefSeq protein was modified relative to this genomic sequence to represent the inferred CDS: substituted 1 base at 1 genomic stop codon), translated as MKQXKSKMEMSEEKDSARTSPERLQKLISQECELINTSDPEDQILRHCVSPLEDAVKHLPSHEGVIREVNLIPKKSIAGDQGCNGEKILSAEERSHRYEVCGQNFKQKTRLTEHQEVHNINKIYECKECGKIFNRSSNMIIHQRIHMGKKPYVCNECGKDFNQSSNLIIHQRIHTGKKPYICHECGKDFNQSSNLVRHKRIHNGENPYECKECGKAFKGSTNLLLHLRIHNGGKPYMCSECGKAFNQSSDLIIHHRIHTGEKPYECYDCGQTFSQSSHLVTHQRIHTGEKPFKCNQCEKAFRQHSRLTEHQRLHSGEKPYLCQECGKSFSGHTAFLKHQRLHTIKKLECEKASTFDLDLIRQQKIHKEEKPYKCTECGKTFWGSSDLIRHWIIHTGEKPYECSECGKAFSQRSHLITHQKIHTGEKPYECSECGKAFRQRSLLIQHQRVHNGERPYKCKECGKAFIWHTAFLKHEGLHIILERNLKNVRKSSARMRNLGKSREFTKKKTLHSIIRVVELIEAALTLSDIRKLI; from the coding sequence ATGAAACAGTGAAAGTCAAAGATGGAAATGTCTGAAGAAAAAGATTCAGCAAGAACTTCACCAGAAAGACTACAAAAGCTCATCTCCCAGGAATGTGAGTTAATCAATACCAGTGATCCTGAGGACCAGATATTGAGGCACTGTGTAAGCCCCTTAGAAGATGCAGTGAAACATCTCCCATCCCACGAGGGAGTTATCAGGGAAGTGAATCTCATCCCCAAGAAATCCATCGCTGGAGACCAAggatgcaatggagaaaaaatactTTCTGCAGAAGAAAGATCCCATAGATATGAGGTCTGTGGCCAAAACTTCAAACAGAAGACAAGACTGACTGAACATCAGGAAGTTCATAACATAAATAAGAtctatgaatgtaaggaatgtggaaaaatCTTTAACCGGAGCTCAAACATGATAatacatcagagaattcatatgGGGAAGAAACCATATGtatgtaatgaatgtggaaaagaCTTTAATCAGAGTTCAAATCTTATTATACATCAGAGAATCCATACAGGAAAGAAACCATACATATGTCAtgaatgtggaaaagatttcaaCCAGAGCTCTAATCTGGTTAGacataaaagaattcacaatggTGAAAAtccctatgaatgtaaagagtGTGGAAAGGCCTTTAAGGGAAGCACAAACCTTCTCCTACACTTGAGAATCCATAATGGAGGGAAACCCTATATGTGCagtgaatgtggaaaagccttcaatCAAAGCTCAGATCTTATTATACATCacagaattcacactggagagaaaccctatgaatgttaTGACTGCGGACAAACGTTCAGTCAAAGTTCACACCTAGTTacacatcagagaattcatactggagagaaacccttcAAGTGTAATCAGTGTGAAAAAGCCTTCAGGCAGCATTCTCGTCTTACTGAACACCAGAGACTTCACAGTGGAGAAAAACCCTATTTATGTCAAGAGTGTGGGAAATCCTTCAGTGGTCACACAGCTTTTCTTAAACATCAGAGACTACATACTATAAAGAAACTTGAATGTGAAAAAGCTTCCACTTTTGACTTGGACCTTATCAGACAACAGAAAATTCATAAGGAAGAAAAACCTTACAAATGTACTGAATGTGGGAAAACTTTCTGGGGAAGTTCAGATCTAATTCGGCATTGGataattcatacaggagagaagccctatgaatgcagtgaatgtgggaaagcctttagtCAGAGGTCACACCTGATTacacaccagaaaattcatacaggagagaagccctatgaatgcagtgaatgtgggaaagccttcagacAGCGTTCCCTCCTTATCCAACATCAGAGAGTCCACAATGGTGAGAGACCctataaatgtaaagaatgtggaaaagccttcattTGGCACACAGCCTTTCTAAAACATGAGGGACTTCAtatcatactggagagaaacttGAAGAATGTGAGGAAGTCTTCAGCAAGAATGAGGAACTTAGGAAAGAGCAGAGAATTCACCAAGAAAAAAACACTTCACAGTATAATCAGAGTAGTAGAACTTATAGAGGCAGCTCTGACCTTGTCAGACATCAGGAAGCTCATATAG